From the Leguminivora glycinivorella isolate SPB_JAAS2020 chromosome 15, LegGlyc_1.1, whole genome shotgun sequence genome, one window contains:
- the LOC125233887 gene encoding dolichol-phosphate mannosyltransferase subunit 3 — protein sequence MTKLLEWISVISAVLAVWYSLVGGYVKHPVIEANMNLILISPIIFVILFGLYAVTVILYRVFTFNNCEEAAKELQEEIAEAKKDLASKGLSW from the coding sequence ATGACGAAGCTGCTAGAATGGATATCGGTGATCTCAGCAGTTCTAGCAGTCTGGTATTCCCTCGTCGGTGGTTACGTGAAGCACCCAGTCATAGAAGCGAACATGAATCTAATATTGATATCACCAATAATCTTTGTGATTTTGTTTGGCTTGTACGCTGTGACAGTAATCTTGTATCGTGTGTTTACGTTTAATAATTGCGAAGAAGCAGCGAAAGAGCTGCAAGAAGAGATCGCAGAGGCTAAGAAGGACTTGGCTAGCAAGGGACTCAGTTGGTGA